Genomic segment of Chloroflexota bacterium:
CCCTCCGTCGCGGCGTAAACGGTCGTCAGGTGCTGCGGATCGACGGCCAGGGCCAGGATGTAGGTGTTGGCCAGGCCGTTTTTGGCCGCCGTCCAGCTTCCACCGCCGTTGGTGCTCTTGAACACACCGCCGCCATAGGTTCCCGCGTAAAGCGTAGCCGGGGTCTGGGGATCAATGGCCAGGGCCCGGACATCGGTGTTGGTCAGCCCGTTACGGACAGCGCCCCAGGAGGTGCCACCGTTGGTGCTCTTGAACACGCCGCCACGGAGCGTTCCCACATAGAGGGTGGAGGGCGTCTTCGGATCGACGGCCAGGGTGTAAATATAGCGATGGGTCAGTCCGGCGTTGATCGCGCTCCAGGTGCCGCCGCCATCGATGCTCTTGAACACGCCGCCGCCCCACGTCCCCACATAGAGAGTCGAGGGGGTCTGCGGATCGATCGCGAGCGCATAAACGCTGGAAGTGGGCAGCCCGGTGCTTATCAGCTTCCAGGAGCCCCCGCCATCGGTGCTTTTGAACACCTTTCCGCCATGCGTCCCCGCGTAGAGGGTGGCGGGCTGCCCGGGATCAATGACCAGGGACTCAACATTTGTATCGAGCAGACCGGCGTTGACGGGAGTCCAGATGTCGCCGCCATCGGTGCTCTTGAACACGCCGCCTCGCGTCGCCGCATAGAGGGTGGCGGGGGTACCCGGATCGATCACCAGGGCCCGCACCTCGGCATTGGTCAACCCGGTGTTGATCGCACGCCAGGAGGCGCCGCCATCGGTGCTCTTGAACACGCCGCCACCGTACGTCCCCGCGTACAGCGTGGAAGGGGTCTGCGGATCGATGGCCAGGGTGTACACTCTTCCGCACCCAGGCCCGTGGTTGGTCCATATGCCCGAGCCTGCGGAAACCGGAATGGTCTGACCTGTCATCAGTAAGATCAGGGAGACGAGGAGCAAGACTCTCGAGGCGCTTACGTAAGCCATGAGGGGGACCTCCACTCCAGAGGACAGATTACGGGCGGGATAATCAGACGATCCTCACAAGTCTTCAGGCTTCAGGGTTGCCATCCAACGGCCAAGGCCGGTCACATGCTGGGCGTCAGCAACCCACGCCAATCGACTGGATGATAGCGACGTATCGCTTAACGGCAGTGCCAACGACTGGCAAAGCCAAGCGGGCGTAACGAGCGAAGGCGAAGCCAGCCTGCTGGATGCAGGGTCAAGCAGAGTCCTCCTCTGCCTCGCCTGATTCTCGTCCCAGCCCACGCCTCTTCAGCCATTTCTGCAGCGAGCGTTGGCTTTCTTGTGACGGAATCCCGGCCAGCAAATGCTGCACTTCAATATCTTCATCCAGATCCGGCCAATGAATGCCTTCCCCATCCCCAATCAACCGCCAATTCGCTCGCTCCTCCGGCCTTCCATGGAGAAGTCGGGGGAACCAGGCCAAAGGCACACTAATCGTGCGGCCGTCATCCAACTCCACGATGAGTTCCTCTGCAGTTACCTTCACCGTTTGCGCTCGCGCCTGCCGCTCAATCACCAAAGTATTCATGCCATGCCTCCAGAAACTCCTGCTCATGCTCTTCGACGAGCTGTTGAATTCGCCGTATCTCATGGGGTCGGAACCGACCACTGGACTGCAAACGTACTGGATTGAGCCAGAATTTGGCCACTTTCTGTTCCCGTTCGACATGAATATGGGGTGGCTCGGAACGGTCACCGGCGTAAAAGAAAAACCGATATGGTCCTACCTGTTTGATAGTGGGCATTATCCTTTACCATCGGGCAGACGGAGAATTCGCTTTTAGTGTAGCATATCTACGAAAGGCTAGAACTCCACCGCTCTCGCGCTGCATTCCCACCGCCGAAGGCGGGTCGGCTCTACGCAGGGTTGGGCGGCATCTTAGACCAATACTCAGAAAGGTGTTGGTAAACTGGAAACAAAGTATCGAGGAACTCTATTAGTATTTCTACAAATGATCTAGTCGTTTGCATAATTTGTGTGATGAGTTGGCGTCGCTCAAGCCTATATAGGTCTCGTACTATACGCGGGTTCATTAGCGGGTCAAACACATCTGAGGATTGTCTTTCTATCTCTAGTTCTTCCATCGATTCTTGAACAAAACGAAGGCTGTCGAGTTGATCTAAGAAGTCTAAACCAGGAACATGTCCACGATGCACATATAAATGGCGTGTCTCTCGATAATCGCCAATCGCCGCTTTTAATCTATCCAACGCCCCCTTTACTTTTGTCTTCCTAACCAACTTATTCTTTGCCACGCCCTTCTTATCGCAATACCTGGGATTTATGCCTAACGCGAAGACAGCATTTGTGAGCAAGAGGGCAATATCGTACAGATTTACAACTACTACAAGATAGTGGGAGTAATGATAGTTTACCCATTTATGAAGAGTTATACTGTGTTCGTTGAAAAACTTGGAATTCGGAAATCTCCTGAGATATATTGGCACTTCTTCCATACGCGAAACAGCACCTATCAGATTGCTTGCATAGTGAAACACGCCGTTATGATATACAATCTCTGGAGTAATATCAAGACCAGGGGACTCGCCCAATTGAAGTGCTTGAATTGCTTGTTTGCTCAGTGAGCTGGTTAATGATCTTTGATTCTCGAGCACCCTTACGAAAAAAGGATGCGTTAACAACTTGTAATATTCGGGTTTGTCGTTAACCCCTTTACCTGTCAATTCCCTTTTCTCCACGGTTTTAAATCATCTGCCGCCCAACGGCGCGGCGGATAAGCCGCCGGCAAAGGGCTAGACAGCCCAAGCCAGTCGGCTTAACGGAGATGCTCAGCCGCCCGCCGAAGCGCCAGCGGAGGTGGGTCGGCTGCAGCGGATGTTAGCCCGCATTTACTTCGACTATGTAATATGCCTTCTTTGTTCATCCTGTCCTCTCGAAGATGCAATTAGGTACCGGATAAGAGCTATCCCTAAATGTAGGCAAAACTCGGCATCATTCAATAAAACTCTTGAAGGCACAGGAGCACCGTGTCTCACTGCTGGCTCCGCGCTTGCATAGCCATAGAATTTCTCAATCACTGATACAAGAAGCGGAGGAATGGCTTGGGCCTTTCTCAGTTCCTTCGCGACATCGCCCAGAGTTGATGTTCGGGGGTAAAGAACCCTGCCCACACTTTCCAACGCACTAACGATTTCTTTGATGGAGTTCTCTGGGTCTACCGGTCGCTCATAAA
This window contains:
- a CDS encoding DUF2442 domain-containing protein: MNTLVIERQARAQTVKVTAEELIVELDDGRTISVPLAWFPRLLHGRPEERANWRLIGDGEGIHWPDLDEDIEVQHLLAGIPSQESQRSLQKWLKRRGLGRESGEAEEDSA
- a CDS encoding DUF4160 domain-containing protein; translation: MPTIKQVGPYRFFFYAGDRSEPPHIHVEREQKVAKFWLNPVRLQSSGRFRPHEIRRIQQLVEEHEQEFLEAWHEYFGD